In one Agathobacter rectalis ATCC 33656 genomic region, the following are encoded:
- a CDS encoding DEAD/DEAH box helicase, giving the protein METIRFDELELNPKILRGIKDMGFEEATPIQAQGIPAVLSGRDVIGQAQTGTGKTAAFGIPVLESVDASSHKTQVIILSPTRELAIQVADEIRKLAKYMHGVKVLPVYGGQDISRQIKALKGGVQIIIGTPGRLMDHLRRKTIRPDHVKTIVLDEADEMLNMGFREDIETVLEYLPQEHQTVLFSATMPKPILEITRKYQHDAINIKIVKKELTVANIDQYYYDVKRKDKIDVLTRLLDYYNPKLSLVFCNTKKMVDELAYELCGRGYSAEGLHGDMKQVQRDRVMKNFRNGKTDILIATDVAARGIDVDDVEAVFNYDLPQDDEYYVHRIGRTGRAGRCGKAFSFVKGKEVYKLKDIQRYCKTKIYAQPIPSSDDVAKIRAEKIMDQISTIIDEENLTSVIDIIENQINESDYTAMDIAAAFLYQAMGASEISTAESKDDYDFHNTGAEDGMVRLFINVGKKDKIKPGDILGAIAGESGMPGRLVGAIDMYDKYTFVEVPAEYGKEVLNAMKNAKIKGRSVNMEPANSR; this is encoded by the coding sequence ATGGAAACAATCAGATTTGACGAATTAGAACTAAACCCTAAGATTTTGCGAGGCATCAAGGATATGGGCTTTGAGGAGGCAACTCCAATACAGGCTCAGGGAATCCCGGCAGTGCTTTCGGGCAGGGATGTAATCGGACAGGCGCAGACCGGAACAGGAAAGACAGCAGCCTTTGGTATTCCGGTGCTTGAGAGCGTTGATGCATCAAGTCACAAGACACAGGTTATCATCCTCTCTCCTACAAGGGAGCTTGCCATCCAGGTGGCAGATGAAATCAGGAAGCTTGCAAAATATATGCATGGTGTGAAGGTACTTCCGGTATACGGAGGACAGGATATCAGCCGCCAGATTAAGGCACTTAAGGGCGGTGTGCAGATTATTATCGGAACCCCGGGGCGTCTTATGGATCATCTCAGGAGAAAGACAATCAGGCCTGACCATGTAAAGACAATAGTGCTCGACGAGGCAGACGAGATGCTCAACATGGGCTTTAGGGAGGACATCGAGACAGTGCTCGAATACCTGCCACAGGAGCATCAGACAGTACTCTTCTCGGCAACAATGCCAAAGCCTATTTTGGAAATTACAAGAAAATATCAGCATGATGCCATCAACATCAAGATTGTGAAAAAAGAGCTGACAGTCGCAAATATCGACCAGTATTACTATGATGTGAAGCGCAAGGACAAGATAGATGTACTCACAAGACTGTTGGATTACTATAATCCAAAGCTCTCACTTGTATTCTGCAACACCAAGAAGATGGTCGATGAGCTGGCATATGAGCTTTGCGGGCGCGGCTACAGTGCAGAGGGACTTCATGGCGATATGAAGCAGGTGCAGAGAGATCGTGTCATGAAGAACTTCAGAAACGGAAAGACAGATATTCTTATTGCCACTGATGTCGCAGCGCGCGGAATTGATGTGGATGATGTGGAGGCTGTTTTTAATTATGATCTGCCTCAGGATGACGAGTATTATGTACATAGAATCGGCCGTACAGGAAGAGCAGGCCGCTGTGGAAAGGCATTCTCCTTTGTAAAGGGCAAGGAGGTATATAAGCTCAAGGACATACAGCGCTACTGCAAGACAAAAATCTATGCACAGCCAATTCCATCATCTGATGATGTTGCCAAAATCAGGGCAGAAAAGATTATGGACCAGATTTCCACCATTATAGATGAGGAAAATCTCACAAGTGTCATTGATATTATAGAGAATCAGATAAATGAGTCAGATTACACAGCAATGGATATAGCGGCGGCATTTTTATACCAGGCTATGGGTGCTTCAGAGATATCCACAGCTGAATCAAAGGACGACTATGATTTCCACAATACAGGAGCAGAGGATGGCATGGTACGTCTGTTTATCAACGTAGGAAAGAAGGACAAGATAAAGCCGGGTGACATTTTAGGTGCCATTGCAGGCGAGTCAGGCATGCCTGGCAGGCTTGTCGGTGCAATCGACATGTACGATAAGTATACATTTGTTGAGG
- a CDS encoding biotin transporter BioY, whose amino-acid sequence MNQTETIDYKHGTTYAITVTALMTAVTCILAPLSIPIGPVPISLTNLAIYISLYLLGWKRGTISYLIYLLIGLVGIPVFSGFTGGPAKLAGPTGGYIIGFIAMAIIAGLVIDHFHQPWLQLIGMIVGTIICYVLGTAWFCFEAKSTVSGALSICVFPFIPGDLIKMIIAMLIGPAIKKRLR is encoded by the coding sequence ATGAACCAGACAGAAACTATAGACTACAAGCATGGAACGACCTATGCCATAACGGTAACAGCGCTCATGACAGCTGTCACATGTATTCTTGCACCATTATCTATCCCGATTGGGCCGGTACCGATTTCACTGACAAACCTGGCCATATATATTTCATTATATCTGCTCGGATGGAAACGTGGAACTATAAGCTACCTCATTTACCTGCTTATCGGACTTGTCGGAATCCCTGTATTTTCAGGCTTCACCGGTGGCCCAGCTAAGCTTGCCGGCCCTACAGGCGGATACATCATCGGTTTTATTGCCATGGCAATTATTGCAGGACTTGTAATCGATCATTTCCACCAGCCTTGGCTCCAGCTCATTGGTATGATTGTCGGAACTATCATATGCTATGTGCTCGGTACAGCATGGTTCTGCTTTGAGGCAAAAAGCACAGTCAGCGGTGCGCTCTCAATATGTGTGTTCCCATTTATCCCGGGCGACCTGATAAAAATGATAATTGCCATGCTTATCGGACCGGCTATTAAAAAAAGACTTCGCTAA
- a CDS encoding Maf family protein — MSQIILASASPRRKELLEQIGAEFVVCPAKGEEIITEEEPSAVVMELSRQKAEEVASGVLTYNEQHAELVTPQDILVIGADTVVAYENQILGKPKDEEDARRMLSMLSGKTHSVYTGVTFVFIDKAGRTGEHCFYEKTDVSMYKLTEEEIDRYISSGDPMDKAGSYGIQGRFAIHIKGIHGDYNNVVGLPVARLYQELRKLGVDV; from the coding sequence ATGAGTCAGATAATATTGGCGTCGGCATCACCGCGCCGAAAGGAATTATTAGAGCAGATTGGGGCAGAGTTTGTTGTCTGTCCTGCAAAGGGAGAAGAGATAATCACAGAGGAGGAGCCATCTGCGGTTGTCATGGAGTTATCCCGTCAAAAGGCAGAGGAGGTAGCGTCAGGTGTGCTTACCTACAATGAACAGCATGCAGAGCTTGTGACACCGCAGGATATTCTTGTAATCGGAGCGGATACGGTAGTGGCTTATGAGAATCAGATTCTTGGAAAGCCGAAGGACGAAGAAGATGCCAGGCGTATGCTTTCGATGCTTTCGGGAAAAACGCACAGTGTCTATACAGGGGTAACGTTTGTTTTTATTGACAAAGCCGGAAGAACCGGAGAACACTGCTTTTATGAGAAGACGGATGTCAGTATGTATAAATTGACAGAAGAGGAAATTGACCGCTATATTTCAAGCGGGGATCCGATGGATAAAGCAGGAAGCTACGGGATACAGGGACGCTTTGCCATCCACATTAAGGGAATACATGGTGATTACAATAATGTGGTAGGGCTTCCGGTAGCGCGCCTGTATCAGGAGCTTAGAAAGCTTGGAGTTGATGTTTAG
- a CDS encoding FUSC family protein — protein MTFYQELQLNQAGSKSLLKNSKTMKEKLYHAFVYMVKIAVTMVFCFAFVTASSIILGKDNSIVGVVVLLCVMVFRNADLGIHTRHSTWLLALFFVIMTVCPHLANQLSPLPALLINIAALAVMILFGCHNPFMFNQSTLVLGYLLLYGYDVSGKSYMLRIAGMAAGAVLTCLVFYRNHKNRDYKRNMKAVIEEFDLSSSRTKWQLCQILCVPLVLCIAQLCNMPRAMWAGIAAMSAILPFMEDMQYRVKKRIVGNIAGVICFTVLYFLLPPSIYAYIGIIGGIGVGLSAQYGWQAVFNTFGALAIAAESYGLKGAVSLRVIQNVFGVVFALVFCAVFYRIMSVKVSVKEETV, from the coding sequence ATGACATTTTATCAGGAACTGCAGTTAAATCAGGCCGGCTCCAAAAGCCTGCTGAAAAACAGTAAAACAATGAAAGAAAAACTATACCATGCGTTTGTATATATGGTGAAGATAGCTGTCACAATGGTTTTTTGCTTTGCCTTTGTCACTGCCTCAAGCATCATATTGGGAAAGGATAACAGTATTGTAGGAGTAGTGGTTTTATTATGCGTTATGGTATTTCGCAACGCTGATCTGGGAATCCATACCCGACATTCTACATGGCTTTTGGCATTGTTCTTTGTAATTATGACAGTATGTCCGCATCTGGCAAATCAGCTTTCACCGCTTCCTGCACTGCTTATAAACATTGCAGCTCTTGCAGTGATGATTTTGTTCGGATGCCATAATCCATTTATGTTTAATCAATCCACACTGGTTCTTGGCTATTTATTGTTATATGGATATGATGTGTCAGGAAAAAGCTATATGCTTCGAATAGCAGGGATGGCCGCAGGGGCTGTCCTTACATGCCTGGTATTTTACAGAAATCATAAAAACAGAGACTATAAAAGAAATATGAAAGCTGTAATTGAGGAGTTTGACCTTTCTTCATCACGTACAAAATGGCAGCTGTGCCAGATACTATGCGTACCGTTAGTTCTATGTATTGCACAGCTTTGCAATATGCCGCGTGCAATGTGGGCAGGTATTGCAGCCATGTCTGCCATCCTGCCGTTTATGGAGGATATGCAGTACAGGGTCAAAAAAAGGATTGTCGGTAATATTGCCGGGGTTATATGCTTTACGGTATTATACTTCCTGCTTCCGCCATCAATCTATGCGTACATAGGAATCATAGGTGGAATCGGCGTGGGATTATCGGCACAATATGGCTGGCAGGCTGTTTTTAATACATTTGGTGCTCTGGCTATAGCTGCAGAGAGCTATGGGTTAAAGGGAGCAGTCAGCCTCAGGGTGATTCAGAATGTGTTTGGAGTCGTTTTTGCGTTGGTATTTTGTGCTGTATTTTATAGAATTATGTCAGTGAAAGTATCGGTGAAAGAGGAAACTGTATAA
- a CDS encoding HAMP domain-containing sensor histidine kinase: MEYKKKKELRIRSCLTGAIWLALAFSMLISALLFAFLNHFLDLPGKIPGLGWLLIFNTLIAGLITSFINARLLEPITRLGKAMKAVSQGDFEQHLETNSRIAEIGESYQSFNVMTKELRATEMLQMDFVSNVSHEFKTPINAIEGYTMLLQGDELSQEQEGYVEKILFNTQRLSGLVGNILLLSRLENQNIPMKKTKYRLDEQIRQAFLSLEDKWTEKGIGFQVEMEEVRYVGNEGLFMHIWMNLLDNAIKFSPENGTITMFLRRENDSVQFILEDEGPGIADDAKARIFDKFYQVDGSHKAEGNGLGLALVKRIVDIAGGTIKAENREYGGCRFVVQLPIKNYNE; the protein is encoded by the coding sequence ATGGAGTATAAAAAGAAAAAAGAATTGCGTATCCGCTCATGTCTGACCGGTGCAATCTGGCTGGCACTTGCATTTTCTATGCTGATATCAGCCTTATTGTTTGCATTTTTGAATCATTTTTTGGATTTACCCGGGAAAATACCGGGCCTTGGCTGGCTTTTGATTTTTAATACATTGATAGCAGGACTTATTACATCATTTATCAATGCAAGGCTGCTGGAGCCGATTACCAGGCTCGGTAAAGCAATGAAAGCAGTTTCCCAGGGAGATTTTGAACAGCATTTGGAAACAAACAGCCGCATAGCCGAGATTGGAGAATCCTATCAGAGCTTTAATGTCATGACAAAAGAGCTTCGTGCAACAGAGATGCTGCAAATGGATTTTGTATCCAATGTTTCCCATGAGTTCAAGACTCCAATCAATGCAATTGAAGGCTATACGATGCTGCTCCAGGGAGATGAGCTGTCACAGGAGCAGGAGGGGTATGTAGAAAAAATCCTGTTTAATACTCAAAGGCTTTCCGGTCTTGTTGGAAATATTTTATTGTTATCAAGGCTGGAAAATCAGAATATTCCAATGAAAAAAACCAAATATCGTCTGGATGAACAAATCCGTCAGGCATTTCTTTCATTGGAAGACAAATGGACTGAAAAAGGAATTGGCTTTCAGGTGGAGATGGAGGAGGTCAGATATGTTGGAAATGAAGGGCTTTTTATGCATATCTGGATGAATCTTTTGGATAATGCAATCAAGTTTAGTCCTGAAAATGGGACAATCACCATGTTTCTGAGGCGTGAAAATGATTCTGTGCAGTTTATTCTGGAAGACGAGGGACCGGGAATAGCGGATGATGCAAAAGCCAGAATATTTGATAAGTTTTATCAGGTGGATGGTTCCCATAAAGCCGAGGGAAACGGCCTTGGCCTGGCACTTGTGAAAAGAATTGTAGACATCGCCGGTGGAACAATCAAAGCTGAAAACCGGGAATACGGTGGATGCAGATTTGTAGTACAACTGCCAATAAAGAATTATAATGAGTAG
- a CDS encoding response regulator transcription factor translates to MFKILIVEDDKELSLLFQKVLEKSGYQVKSASDGAQALEVLDREYIDLIISDIMMPVMDGYELVSELRSAGYQIPVLMITAKSSFDDMRQGFLSGSDDYMVKPVNVNEMVLRVGALLRRAQILNEHKIVIGSTELDYDAMTVVTGDEALVLPKKEFLLLYKLAASPGRTFTKQQLMDEVWGYETEADPHTIEVHIGRIRERFKENPDFEIVTMRGLGYKVVKK, encoded by the coding sequence GTGTTTAAGATATTAATTGTAGAAGATGATAAGGAATTAAGTCTGTTATTCCAAAAGGTGCTTGAAAAGAGCGGATATCAGGTCAAAAGTGCGTCGGATGGAGCACAGGCACTGGAGGTATTGGACAGAGAATATATTGATTTAATCATTTCCGATATAATGATGCCGGTTATGGATGGATATGAACTTGTGTCGGAGCTTCGTTCGGCGGGATATCAGATACCGGTGCTTATGATTACTGCAAAAAGCAGCTTCGATGATATGCGTCAGGGCTTTCTTTCGGGAAGTGACGACTATATGGTAAAACCTGTAAATGTCAATGAAATGGTTTTAAGGGTAGGGGCACTGCTTCGTCGTGCACAGATACTGAACGAACACAAAATTGTGATTGGCTCAACCGAGCTTGATTATGATGCAATGACAGTTGTGACCGGTGATGAAGCGCTTGTCCTGCCAAAAAAAGAATTTCTGCTTTTATACAAGCTGGCAGCTTCACCGGGCAGGACATTTACGAAGCAGCAGCTAATGGATGAGGTATGGGGATATGAGACGGAGGCAGACCCACATACGATAGAGGTACATATAGGAAGAATCAGGGAGCGTTTTAAGGAAAATCCGGATTTCGAAATTGTAACAATGCGTGGTCTGGGATACAAGGTGGTGAAAAAATAA
- a CDS encoding phospholipase D family protein: protein MKRHKICKIIFAILAVFLCVAFYELIGICITYKKQPAVSDATIKETQNIMSVAGRENTERAVIIEKNSQALLERVRLIQNAKDEIILSTFAFKSDESGKLILGALHDAADRGVHVRILVDGMESWIDMEGNPYFYGLSSHENVEIKLYNKANPLKPWKTMGRMHDKYLIADGKIYILGGRNTYNYFLGDFPGHKNFDRDVLVVCDEPQKDNSVNQLWNYFETIWEQEDCRYFHNSKKLADRQSVKKAVLELQEGYQQYFEVNKEKICDTDYADETFETEKITLLSNPIHTQAKEPVVWYQLGELMKNAKERVKIHTPYIICNDMMYNTWEEIAQKVPDFSIMTNSVANNGNPFGAADYAKNRNRILETGIDIWEYEGGYSYHGKSILIDDDLSVIGSFNMDMRSTYLDTELMLVIRSKEINKQLEDGMMEYESVSRQVLDDGTYYDPYHVKPIELTEKRKRKVFLVQHLLGWARDLF, encoded by the coding sequence ATGAAAAGGCATAAAATATGTAAAATTATTTTTGCTATACTGGCAGTTTTTTTATGTGTGGCTTTTTATGAGTTAATCGGAATCTGCATCACATATAAAAAACAGCCGGCGGTGTCTGATGCTACTATAAAGGAAACACAAAATATTATGAGTGTGGCGGGGAGAGAGAATACGGAAAGAGCAGTAATCATTGAAAAAAATTCGCAGGCTCTTTTAGAAAGAGTTAGATTAATCCAAAATGCAAAGGATGAAATAATCCTTTCTACATTTGCATTTAAATCAGACGAAAGCGGAAAATTGATTTTAGGAGCACTGCATGATGCGGCAGACAGAGGCGTACATGTCCGCATATTGGTAGATGGAATGGAGAGCTGGATTGATATGGAGGGTAATCCATATTTTTATGGATTATCTTCGCATGAGAATGTTGAGATTAAGCTGTACAATAAAGCAAATCCGCTTAAGCCATGGAAGACAATGGGAAGAATGCATGATAAATATCTGATTGCAGATGGTAAAATATATATTCTTGGCGGAAGAAACACATATAATTATTTTTTGGGTGATTTTCCGGGGCATAAAAATTTTGACCGGGATGTGTTAGTTGTCTGCGATGAGCCACAGAAAGATAATTCGGTCAATCAGCTTTGGAATTATTTTGAAACAATATGGGAACAGGAGGACTGTCGGTATTTTCATAACAGTAAAAAATTAGCTGACAGACAATCTGTAAAGAAAGCAGTTTTAGAGCTGCAGGAAGGGTATCAGCAATATTTTGAAGTTAATAAGGAAAAAATTTGTGATACAGATTATGCGGATGAAACCTTTGAAACAGAAAAGATTACATTGTTATCAAACCCAATCCACACCCAAGCTAAGGAACCGGTGGTATGGTATCAGCTGGGAGAATTAATGAAAAATGCAAAGGAACGCGTAAAAATTCATACACCATATATTATTTGCAATGATATGATGTATAATACATGGGAGGAAATTGCACAGAAGGTTCCGGACTTTTCTATTATGACAAATTCTGTTGCAAATAACGGAAATCCATTTGGAGCTGCTGATTATGCCAAAAACAGAAACAGAATTTTAGAAACAGGAATTGATATCTGGGAATATGAAGGCGGTTATTCGTATCATGGAAAAAGTATTCTGATTGACGATGATCTGTCAGTAATAGGTTCATTCAATATGGACATGAGAAGTACTTATCTGGATACAGAGCTGATGCTTGTAATACGCAGTAAAGAGATTAATAAACAGCTGGAGGATGGCATGATGGAGTATGAGAGCGTGTCCAGACAGGTATTAGACGACGGAACATATTATGATCCGTATCATGTAAAGCCGATTGAATTAACAGAAAAACGTAAAAGAAAGGTGTTTCTGGTACAGCATCTGCTTGGATGGGCAAGGGATTTGTTTTGA